A section of the Humulus lupulus chromosome 2, drHumLupu1.1, whole genome shotgun sequence genome encodes:
- the LOC133815334 gene encoding uncharacterized protein LOC133815334, translated as MAQNLMDCSNILSWNVRGMNKRDKQHAILSLLKMNKGGICGLLENKLKRDKANDMMTKVFFGWDHYSSTVTEGRLLVLWRNSFVKVQVLLEHQQFIHYLVRFSSLQLEILITFVYGFNSLVERLDMWRGLSSIHVLNKPWLVVGDFNAVFNFDDRLGGKVISATEILDSTGWLACSQLASLKYWIDTLPNSIAELQWDVHSDHCFFLIRTLKIGNLGIKPFRFFNCWIAHRRFKEIVMDNWHKPMTAGGLLGVTKKLLRLKHVLKVFNRKEIGDIEQGYHHAKGVYQLALSKAQASPSDVAAQEAEKLAAVCYKEHYPRYRSYLIQRSKVTWLQKGDENNSYFHACIKKGKEENHIVSFLNE; from the exons ATGGCTCAAAATCTGATGGATTGCTCAAATATTCTTAGTTGGAATGTAAGGGGTATGAATAAGAGAGACAAACAACATGCCATTCTGAGTCTCTTAAAGATGAATAAAGGGGGTATTTGTGGTTTATTAGAGAATAAATTAAAGAGGGATAAGGCTAATGATATGATGACTAAAGTGTTCTTTGGCTGGGATCACTATAGCAGTACGGTCACAGAAGGCAGATTACTGGTTCTTTGGAGGAATTCTTTTGTCAAGGTTCAGGTTTTGTTGGAACACCAGCAATTTATACACTATTTGGTTAGATTTTCTAGCTTACAGCTAGAAATATTGATCacctttgtttatggttttaactCTTTGGTTGAGAGATTGGATATGTGGAGGGGTTTATCTTCTATTCATGTTTTGAACAAGCCTTGGCTGGTTGTGGGAGATTTCAACGCTGTTTTTAATTTTGATGACAGATTGGGAGGGAAGGTGATTAGTGCTACTGAGATTCTTGACTCTACTGGTTGGCTAGCTTGTTCTCAGCTGGCTTCTCTCAAGT ATTGGATTGACACCTTGCCGAATTCTATTGCTGAGCTTCAGTGGGATGTTCATTCAGATCATTGTTTTTTTCTCATTAGGACACTTAAGATTGGGAATCTGGGCATAAAACCTTTTCGGTTCTTTAATTGCTGGATTGCTCACAGAAGGTTTAAAGAGATAGTTATGGACAATTGGCATAAGCCTATGACAGCAGGGGGCTTATTGGGAGTGACAAAGAAGCTACTAAGGCTGAAACatgttttgaaagtttttaaTAGGAAGGAAATTGGAGATATTGAACAAGGTTATCATCATGCTAAGGGAGTCTATCAGCTGGCTTTATCAAAAGCTCAAGCTTCTCCTTCAGATGTTGCTGCTCAGGAGGCTGAAAAATTAGCTGCGGTTTGCTATAAAGAACATTATCCTCGATACAGAAGTTATTTGATTCAGCGTAGCAAGGTCACATGGCTTCAGAAGGGTGATGAAAATAACTCGTACTTTCATGCTTGCATTAAAAAAGGAAAGGAGGAGAATCATATTgtttcttttctgaatgaataG